In Drosophila bipectinata strain 14024-0381.07 chromosome 2R, DbipHiC1v2, whole genome shotgun sequence, one genomic interval encodes:
- the Asx gene encoding polycomb group protein Asx isoform X2, with amino-acid sequence MKTITPDTTTSTSQHQQLLIPQADHLQAQPMQQAHQQQQHQSLVASAPPPIIMEHVNLVDDDERDPLALEQPPDASPTTKHTHSLRRHLPRIIVKPIPPEKKPLAPSDSGLTILPGTQPPPSVSISTAPTSTTAPPARWISSRRIQQQQQAKAAAAAAAAEAAAAAQAAAAAAAQARAAAGSNANSAHSPGSKGGGSSQASTMREVLASIPGFSVKPRRRNNKKLTTAAQIEQTKDGKIDLETPDSILASTNLRSLLNKQTFSLLPPLYQYNLIQLLPSVDREASEVEMPSGSGSSEAIRLSASCLTNEFFSRASVEWRERLSEGEFTPENQLKLKTEAEREKNKLDPWKLKHFEPYWGEKNSRSKVKQEEQKLLANIKSESKPPPATQQQPRRQQQQATCDNETELKFDLSTKCEMTAATNTTVATANTTTPPAISHAHTSQHHHQNNVLTEQQRRILKRPSSSPSQRKQTPTSITTITLDDDPDPEELPSTSKDSKQPKIEVEIVPNAVPVSVSVSEADVVDHHSTAESDIKEEHHQQQPLINSTCDKIEPSECSGEVAIVAMDQDDDVVELVQPAMAAIAAVTPAKAVALPESLPTNPEVVNQFVSYFQSVELAAETKEPLDNLNNENHTTATNSHDYVFADTIDHAATNTILKMEEQSDKLDDSPIPIASSIPGSTPASSITSTSCTLSSSSMSSSCSSSNSSSTATAPTTSSLPLGSAPLTLTTATESTLATVEAILPTVAKLQPQDMPVELDSNEMYQHVQHDWNFGDIKLSSSQSSGTAGDQNHESINLIDGEHDSVVIEDILENDGCQDVIEDEVEDDEEEEEEEEEDDDDVVECIAEEHPEQQLIEDDSDAVSQIVEKLQQHQQQQQHQQQHQQLHIQDMVHLAQHSFMPQAHNEYGNEIGQEMVCDTVPMSAAEMEVSSTVITNSSNSNDSSNNLILCSSSSSLTINQLPQQPAQQQPQQQNTQPTGPQQRQILVDSNGQIIGNFLLQQQQRQQILQQFTLQAAAAQQQQQQATSSNALPKTLPVTLRNGGQPFLTPNLLAQQQQLEQQQQQQQQQQQAAVQQKQQQLQQFALQQAQLQRQLMAQAANNNLIQQQQQQQQNVLPTSTQAKFISKPLNIISMTRTAPASPTTATTTANTTTIPSAYASVVAVTAAQQQQSSPVPAPQQPQPQPQPQQQQLANHNSNVQHLPTIPNSLTMKPLPLSGVPTTIAQQRMQPKMQPTGKGRKATSNKLPPGAVNLERSYQICQAVIQNSPNRENLKAQLRPPAAIINQQQPTPSTAAAPVSLSPSTVTAAPIASMSAASGNVAATVAAAPPQNIIKQEELMVSGAAATGQIPAGLPPNVMGVGRPGVYKVIGHRMSGFPRKKYVPRKPSPTLIRHVFTPGPGAAPATPQQLQLLQQQQAHHQATTSPVTQNPQQAATEQIIHQNGSGQYVLVHRANVGAADNQAPRASSAPPLHQNQQFVTVQNPLHSLNGISMSGRGRPASVDTTAGSGNIMAPTITATDAMHQHGQHELQQQPQQLANVGAATNIVRRNIAAGTNIAYIDGNNTNSTAVALMDAGNNYLAVTNTPAGPTSVSPVVNQSQTLVQHQQHPLLQMQNSGENTPPANDANPTPNNCACSLNAMVICQQCGAFCHDDCIGASKLCVACVIR; translated from the exons ATGAAAACCATAACGCCGGATACGACGACGTCAACGTCGCAGCACCAACAGCTTCTCATTCCACAAGCGGATCACCTGCAGGCACAACCGATGCAGCAGGctcaccagcagcagcaacaccagtcCCTGGTGGCTTCTGCCCCGCCTCCGATAATAATGGAACATGTGAACCTGGTGGACGACGACGAAAGGGATCCCCTGGCTCTAGAGCAGCCGCCGGATGCGTCGCCCACaaccaagcacacacacagtcTGAG ACGCCACCTACCACGTATAATCGTTAAGCCAATACCACCTGAAAAGAAGCCTTTGGCGCCCAGTGACAGTGGTCTGACCATACTGCCAGGCACGCAACCTCCCCCCTCAGTTTCCATCAGTACCGCCCCCACATCGACCACTGCTCCACCCGCCCGATGGATCAGCAGTAGACgcatccagcagcagcaacaggctAAAGCGGCTGCAGCAGCCGCCGCTgcagaggcagcagcagcagcgcaagcggcggcagcagcagctgctcaGGCGCGAGCTGCTGCCGGGAGCAATGCCAACTCGGCGCATTCGCCAGGCAGCAAAGGAGGTGGCTCTTCGCAGGCCTCCACCATGCGCGAGGTGTTGGCTTCAATACCCGGCTTCAGTGTGAAGCCACGGCGCCGCAACAACAAGAAGCTAACCACAGCGGCGCAAATCGAACAGACGAAGGACGGAAAGATCGACCTGGAGACACCAGACTCGATTCTGGCCTCGACGAACCTAAGATCGTTGCTCAATAAGCAAACGTTTTCGCTGCTACCACCGCTCTATCAATACAATCTCATTCAGCTGCTGCCGAGCGTGGATCGCGAGGCCAGTGAGGTGGAGATGCCCAGCGGCAGCGGCTCCTCGGAGGCTATTCGGCTGAGTGCGTCCTGCCTGACCAACGAGTTCTTTTCGCGAGCCTCCGTGGAGTGGCGGGAGCGGCTGAGCGAAGGTGAGTTCACGCCCGAGAACCAGCTGAAGCTCAAAACGGAGGCGGAGCGTGAAAAGAACAAGCTCGATCCCTGGAAACTTAAGCATTTCGAGCCGTATTGGGGCGAGAAGAATTCCCGGAGCAAAGTCAAGCAAGAGGAGCAGAAGCTTTTAGCCAACATTAAGAGTGAGTCTAAGCCACCACCAGCTACACAACAGCAACCGCGacgacagcagcaacaagcAACATGTGATAATGAGACTgaattaaaatttgatttg AGCACAAAGTGCGAAATGACAGCAGCCACAAACACGACAGTAGCTACAGCCAATACAACCACGCCTCCTGCCATTAGTCACGCCCACACCAGCCAGCATCATCATCAGAACAATGTGCTGACCGAGCAGCAGCGTCGAATTCTTAAACGTCCATCGAGCAGTCCATCGCAACGGAAGCAGACCCCCACATCGATAACCACCATCACATTGGACGATGATCCAGATCCGGAAGAGCTGCCCAGCACATCAAAGGATAGCAAGCAACCGAAAATCGAAGTCGAAATTGTTCCTAATGCTGTCCcggtctctgtctctgtctcggAAGCGGACGTTGTGGATCATCATAGCACAGCGGAATCAGACATCAAGGAGGAACACCACCAACAGCAGCCACTTATCAACAGTACCTGTGATAAAATCGAGCCATCTGAGTGCAGTGGAGAAGTCGCTATCGTTGCCATGGATCAAGACGACGATGTGGTTGAGTTGGTGCAGCCAGCGATGGCTGCGATTGCCGCTGTTACCCCAGCAAAGGCAGTAGCATTGCCGGAGTCGTTGCCAACCAATCCGGAGGTGGTTAACCAGTTTGTAAGCTACTTCCAAAGCGTTGAACTAGCAGCTG aaACCAAAGAGCCTTTGGATAATTTAAACAATGAAAATCACACAACGGCAACCAACAGTCACGATTACGTCTTTGCGGATACCATCGATCACG cgGCGACAAACACAATTCTTAAAATGGAGGAGCAGAGCGATAAGCTGGACGACTCACCGATTCCTATTGCCAGCTCTATTCCTGGCTCGACGCCAGCGAGTTCGATAACATCCACCAGTTGTACCTTGTCCTCATCCTCCATGTCGTCGTCCTGCTCGAGCAGCAACTCCAGCTCAACGGCCACAGCCCCAACCACATCATCCCTACCTTTAGGATCGGCTCCGTTGACACTTACCACAGCAACAGAATCTACGCTGGCTACTGTAGAAGCCATTCTACCAACGGTTGCCAAGCTGCAGCCACAGGACATGCCCGTGGAGTTGGACTCCAACGAAATGTATCAGCACGTGCAGCACGATTGGAACTTTGGCGACATCAAGCTAAGCAGTTCGCAGTCATCAGGAACGGCGGGCGATCAGAACCACGAGTCCATTAATCTGATAGATGGGGAGCACGATAGTGTGGTCATAGAGGATATATTGGAGAACGATGGCTGCCAGGACGTGATTGAGGATGAGGTGGAAGACGAcgaggaagaggaggaggaggaggaagaagACGACGATGATGTGGTGGAATGCATTGCCGAGGAGCATCCGGAGCAGCAGCTGATCGAGGATGACAGCGATGCAGTGAGCCAGATTGTTGAAAAGttacagcaacaccaacaacaacagcaacatcagcagcaacaccaacaactgCATATCCAGGATATGGTGCACTTGGCTCAGCATTCGTTTATGCCGCAAGCCCACAACGAGTATGGAAATGAG ATTGGCCAGGAGATGGTTTGCGATACGGTGCCCATGTCTGCTGCAGAAATGGAAGTGTCCAGTACTGTGAttaccaacagcagcaacagcaacgacagcagcaacaatcTGATTCTctgcagcagtagcagcagtcTGACTATAAATCAGTTACCGCAGCAACCggcccagcagcagccgcaacaACAGAACACCCAGCCGACGGGTCCGCAGCAACGACAGATTTTGGTTGATTCCAACGGTCAGATTATTGGCAACTTtctgctgcagcagcagcaacgccAACAGATCTTACAGCAATTCACGTTGCAAGCGGCGGCcgcgcagcagcaacagcagcaggctACGAGTAGCAACGCTTTGCCCAAAACACTGCCGGTGACTCTGCGGAATGGTGGGCAGCCCTTCTTGACACCAAACTTGCTGgcccaacagcaacaactggaacaacagcagcagcagcagcagcaacaacagcaagcCGCTGTTcagcaaaagcagcagcaactgcaacagttTGCCTTGCAACAGGCCCAACTGCAACGGCAGCTAATGGCGCAGGCAGCCAACAACAATCTTatacagcagcagcagcaacagcaacagaatgTTCTCCCAACCTCAACACAAGCCAAGTTCATAAGCAAGCCATTGAACATCATCTCCATGACGCGAACTGCCCCTGCATCGCCTaccacagcaacaacaacagctaaTACCACAACGATTCCGTCCGCCTATGCCAGTGTTGTTGCTGTGACAGCCGCGCAACAGCAGCAATCGTCGCCTGTACCTGCCCCGCAACAGCCGCAGCcgcagccacagccacagcagcagcagttggcCAATCACAACAGCAATGTGCAGCATTTACCAACAATACCCAACTCTCTAACCATGAAACCTCTGCCACTCTCCGGAGTACCAACAACCATTGCCCAGCAGCGTATGCAGCCAAAGATGCAGCCGACGGGCAAAGGGCGCAAGGCCACCAGCAACAAGTTGCCGCCGGGAGCGGTCAATCTGGAGCGCAGCTACCAAATCTGCCAGGCGGTCATCCAAAATAGTCCCAATCGGGAGAACTTGAAGGCCCAGTTGCGACCTCCGGCCGCCATTATTAACCAACAGCAGCCGACACCCTCTACGGCGGCGGCACCGGTATCCCTAAGCCCATCAACAGTGACTGCTGCTCCAATCGCCAGCATGTCGGCGGCCAGTGGAAATGTGGCGGCCACAGTGGCCGCAGCACCTCCGCAAAATATAATTAAGCAAGAGGAGTTGATGGTTAGCGGCGCTGCTGCCACTGGGCAGATTCCAGCGGGACTTCCGCCAAACGTGATGGGCGTCGGACGTCCAGGAGTGTACAAG GTTATTGGGCACCGAATGAGCGGCTTTCCGCGGAAGAAGTACGTTCCCAGGAAGCCCTCTCCCACTTTGATACGGCACGTGTTCACGCCAGGACCTGGTGCCGCACCAGCCACCCCCCAGCAGCTGCAGTTgctccagcagcaacaggccCACCATCAGGCAACAACATCGCCGGTGACACAGAATCCACAGCAGGCGGCCACCGAGCAAATAATTCACCAAAACGGCAGCGGGCAGTATGTTCTGGTGCATCGGGCTAATGTAGGAGCAGCCGACAATCAGGCGCCAAGGGCCTCAAGTGCGCCGCCACTTCATCAGAATCAG CAGTTTGTCACTGTTCAGAATCCGCTGCACAGCCTCAACGGCATATCAATGAGTGGACGCGGGCGTCCAGCGTCGGTGGATACAACCGCTGGCAGTGGCAACATTATGGCGCCAACAATAACTGCCACAGATGCAATGCATCAGCACGGCCAACACGAgctgcaacagcagccgcagcagctgGCCAATGTGGGCGCCGCCACGAATATTGTGCGGCGCAATATCGCTGCAG GCACCAACATCGCCTACATCGACGGCAACAATACCAACTCCACAGCAGTCGCCCTCATGGATGCTGGAAACAATTACCTTGCTGTGACCAACACTCCAGCAGGCCCAACATCCGTGTCGCCTGTTGTCAACCAGTCGCAGACATTGgtgcagcaccagcaacatcCCCTGCTGCAAATGCAGAACAGTGGGGAGAACACCCCACCGGCCAATGACGCCAACCCAACACCGAACAACTGCGCCTGTTCGCTCAATGCGATGGTGATCTGCCAGCAGTGCGGAGCCTTCTGTCACGACGACTGCATCGGTGCGTCCAAGCTGTGCGTGGCATGCGTGATCAGATGA
- the Asx gene encoding polycomb group protein Asx isoform X5 translates to MKTITPDTTTSTSQHQQLLIPQADHLQAQPMQQAHQQQQHQSLVASAPPPIIMEHVNLVDDDERDPLALEQPPDASPTTKHTHSLRRHLPRIIVKPIPPEKKPLAPSDSGLTILPGTQPPPSVSISTAPTSTTAPPARWISSRRIQQQQQAKAAAAAAAAEAAAAAQAAAAAAAQARAAAGSNANSAHSPGSKGGGSSQASTMREVLASIPGFSVKPRRRNNKKLTTAAQIEQTKDGKIDLETPDSILASTNLRSLLNKQTFSLLPPLYQYNLIQLLPSVDREASEVEMPSGSGSSEAIRLSASCLTNEFFSRASVEWRERLSEGEFTPENQLKLKTEAEREKNKLDPWKLKHFEPYWGEKNSRSKVKQEEQKLLANIKSESKPPPATQQQPRRQQQQATCDNETELKFDLSTKCEMTAATNTTVATANTTTPPAISHAHTSQHHHQNNVLTEQQRRILKRPSSSPSQRKQTPTSITTITLDDDPDPEELPSTSKDSKQPKIEVEIVPNAVPVSVSVSEADVVDHHSTAESDIKEEHHQQQPLINSTCDKIEPSECSGEVAIVAMDQDDDVVELVQPAMAAIAAVTPAKAVALPESLPTNPEVVNQFVSYFQSVELAAETKEPLDNLNNENHTTATNSHDYVFADTIDHAATNTILKMEEQSDKLDDSPIPIASSIPGSTPASSITSTSCTLSSSSMSSSCSSSNSSSTATAPTTSSLPLGSAPLTLTTATESTLATVEAILPTVAKLQPQDMPVELDSNEMYQHVQHDWNFGDIKLSSSQSSGTAGDQNHESINLIDGEHDSVVIEDILENDGCQDVIEDEVEDDEEEEEEEEEDDDDVVECIAEEHPEQQLIEDDSDAVSQIVEKLQQHQQQQQHQQQHQQLHIQDMVHLAQHSFMPQAHNEYGNEIGQEMVCDTVPMSAAEMEVSSTVITNSSNSNDSSNNLILCSSSSSLTINQLPQQPAQQQPQQQNTQPTGPQQRQILVDSNGQIIGNFLLQQQQRQQILQQFTLQAAAAQQQQQQATSSNALPKTLPVTLRNGGQPFLTPNLLAQQQQLEQQQQQQQQQQQAAVQQKQQQLQQFALQQAQLQRQLMAQAANNNLIQQQQQQQQNVLPTSTQAKFISKPLNIISMTRTAPASPTTATTTANTTTIPSAYASVVAVTAAQQQQSSPVPAPQQPQPQPQPQQQQLANHNSNVQHLPTIPNSLTMKPLPLSGVPTTIAQQRMQPKMQPTGKGRKATSNKLPPGAVNLERSYQICQAVIQNSPNRENLKAQLRPPAAIINQQQPTPSTAAAPVSLSPSTVTAAPIASMSAASGNVAATVAAAPPQNIIKQEELMVSGAAATGQIPAGLPPNVMGVGRPGVYKVIGHRMSGFPRKKYVPRKPSPTLIRHVFTPGPGAAPATPQQLQLLQQQQAHHQATTSPVTQNPQQAATEQIIHQNGSGQYVLVHRANVGAADNQAPRASSAPPLHQNQQFVTVQNPLHSLNGISMSGRGRPASVDTTAGSGNIMAPTITATDAMHQHGQHELQQQPQQLANVGAATNIVRRNIAAGKLVYY, encoded by the exons ATGAAAACCATAACGCCGGATACGACGACGTCAACGTCGCAGCACCAACAGCTTCTCATTCCACAAGCGGATCACCTGCAGGCACAACCGATGCAGCAGGctcaccagcagcagcaacaccagtcCCTGGTGGCTTCTGCCCCGCCTCCGATAATAATGGAACATGTGAACCTGGTGGACGACGACGAAAGGGATCCCCTGGCTCTAGAGCAGCCGCCGGATGCGTCGCCCACaaccaagcacacacacagtcTGAG ACGCCACCTACCACGTATAATCGTTAAGCCAATACCACCTGAAAAGAAGCCTTTGGCGCCCAGTGACAGTGGTCTGACCATACTGCCAGGCACGCAACCTCCCCCCTCAGTTTCCATCAGTACCGCCCCCACATCGACCACTGCTCCACCCGCCCGATGGATCAGCAGTAGACgcatccagcagcagcaacaggctAAAGCGGCTGCAGCAGCCGCCGCTgcagaggcagcagcagcagcgcaagcggcggcagcagcagctgctcaGGCGCGAGCTGCTGCCGGGAGCAATGCCAACTCGGCGCATTCGCCAGGCAGCAAAGGAGGTGGCTCTTCGCAGGCCTCCACCATGCGCGAGGTGTTGGCTTCAATACCCGGCTTCAGTGTGAAGCCACGGCGCCGCAACAACAAGAAGCTAACCACAGCGGCGCAAATCGAACAGACGAAGGACGGAAAGATCGACCTGGAGACACCAGACTCGATTCTGGCCTCGACGAACCTAAGATCGTTGCTCAATAAGCAAACGTTTTCGCTGCTACCACCGCTCTATCAATACAATCTCATTCAGCTGCTGCCGAGCGTGGATCGCGAGGCCAGTGAGGTGGAGATGCCCAGCGGCAGCGGCTCCTCGGAGGCTATTCGGCTGAGTGCGTCCTGCCTGACCAACGAGTTCTTTTCGCGAGCCTCCGTGGAGTGGCGGGAGCGGCTGAGCGAAGGTGAGTTCACGCCCGAGAACCAGCTGAAGCTCAAAACGGAGGCGGAGCGTGAAAAGAACAAGCTCGATCCCTGGAAACTTAAGCATTTCGAGCCGTATTGGGGCGAGAAGAATTCCCGGAGCAAAGTCAAGCAAGAGGAGCAGAAGCTTTTAGCCAACATTAAGAGTGAGTCTAAGCCACCACCAGCTACACAACAGCAACCGCGacgacagcagcaacaagcAACATGTGATAATGAGACTgaattaaaatttgatttg AGCACAAAGTGCGAAATGACAGCAGCCACAAACACGACAGTAGCTACAGCCAATACAACCACGCCTCCTGCCATTAGTCACGCCCACACCAGCCAGCATCATCATCAGAACAATGTGCTGACCGAGCAGCAGCGTCGAATTCTTAAACGTCCATCGAGCAGTCCATCGCAACGGAAGCAGACCCCCACATCGATAACCACCATCACATTGGACGATGATCCAGATCCGGAAGAGCTGCCCAGCACATCAAAGGATAGCAAGCAACCGAAAATCGAAGTCGAAATTGTTCCTAATGCTGTCCcggtctctgtctctgtctcggAAGCGGACGTTGTGGATCATCATAGCACAGCGGAATCAGACATCAAGGAGGAACACCACCAACAGCAGCCACTTATCAACAGTACCTGTGATAAAATCGAGCCATCTGAGTGCAGTGGAGAAGTCGCTATCGTTGCCATGGATCAAGACGACGATGTGGTTGAGTTGGTGCAGCCAGCGATGGCTGCGATTGCCGCTGTTACCCCAGCAAAGGCAGTAGCATTGCCGGAGTCGTTGCCAACCAATCCGGAGGTGGTTAACCAGTTTGTAAGCTACTTCCAAAGCGTTGAACTAGCAGCTG aaACCAAAGAGCCTTTGGATAATTTAAACAATGAAAATCACACAACGGCAACCAACAGTCACGATTACGTCTTTGCGGATACCATCGATCACG cgGCGACAAACACAATTCTTAAAATGGAGGAGCAGAGCGATAAGCTGGACGACTCACCGATTCCTATTGCCAGCTCTATTCCTGGCTCGACGCCAGCGAGTTCGATAACATCCACCAGTTGTACCTTGTCCTCATCCTCCATGTCGTCGTCCTGCTCGAGCAGCAACTCCAGCTCAACGGCCACAGCCCCAACCACATCATCCCTACCTTTAGGATCGGCTCCGTTGACACTTACCACAGCAACAGAATCTACGCTGGCTACTGTAGAAGCCATTCTACCAACGGTTGCCAAGCTGCAGCCACAGGACATGCCCGTGGAGTTGGACTCCAACGAAATGTATCAGCACGTGCAGCACGATTGGAACTTTGGCGACATCAAGCTAAGCAGTTCGCAGTCATCAGGAACGGCGGGCGATCAGAACCACGAGTCCATTAATCTGATAGATGGGGAGCACGATAGTGTGGTCATAGAGGATATATTGGAGAACGATGGCTGCCAGGACGTGATTGAGGATGAGGTGGAAGACGAcgaggaagaggaggaggaggaggaagaagACGACGATGATGTGGTGGAATGCATTGCCGAGGAGCATCCGGAGCAGCAGCTGATCGAGGATGACAGCGATGCAGTGAGCCAGATTGTTGAAAAGttacagcaacaccaacaacaacagcaacatcagcagcaacaccaacaactgCATATCCAGGATATGGTGCACTTGGCTCAGCATTCGTTTATGCCGCAAGCCCACAACGAGTATGGAAATGAG ATTGGCCAGGAGATGGTTTGCGATACGGTGCCCATGTCTGCTGCAGAAATGGAAGTGTCCAGTACTGTGAttaccaacagcagcaacagcaacgacagcagcaacaatcTGATTCTctgcagcagtagcagcagtcTGACTATAAATCAGTTACCGCAGCAACCggcccagcagcagccgcaacaACAGAACACCCAGCCGACGGGTCCGCAGCAACGACAGATTTTGGTTGATTCCAACGGTCAGATTATTGGCAACTTtctgctgcagcagcagcaacgccAACAGATCTTACAGCAATTCACGTTGCAAGCGGCGGCcgcgcagcagcaacagcagcaggctACGAGTAGCAACGCTTTGCCCAAAACACTGCCGGTGACTCTGCGGAATGGTGGGCAGCCCTTCTTGACACCAAACTTGCTGgcccaacagcaacaactggaacaacagcagcagcagcagcagcaacaacagcaagcCGCTGTTcagcaaaagcagcagcaactgcaacagttTGCCTTGCAACAGGCCCAACTGCAACGGCAGCTAATGGCGCAGGCAGCCAACAACAATCTTatacagcagcagcagcaacagcaacagaatgTTCTCCCAACCTCAACACAAGCCAAGTTCATAAGCAAGCCATTGAACATCATCTCCATGACGCGAACTGCCCCTGCATCGCCTaccacagcaacaacaacagctaaTACCACAACGATTCCGTCCGCCTATGCCAGTGTTGTTGCTGTGACAGCCGCGCAACAGCAGCAATCGTCGCCTGTACCTGCCCCGCAACAGCCGCAGCcgcagccacagccacagcagcagcagttggcCAATCACAACAGCAATGTGCAGCATTTACCAACAATACCCAACTCTCTAACCATGAAACCTCTGCCACTCTCCGGAGTACCAACAACCATTGCCCAGCAGCGTATGCAGCCAAAGATGCAGCCGACGGGCAAAGGGCGCAAGGCCACCAGCAACAAGTTGCCGCCGGGAGCGGTCAATCTGGAGCGCAGCTACCAAATCTGCCAGGCGGTCATCCAAAATAGTCCCAATCGGGAGAACTTGAAGGCCCAGTTGCGACCTCCGGCCGCCATTATTAACCAACAGCAGCCGACACCCTCTACGGCGGCGGCACCGGTATCCCTAAGCCCATCAACAGTGACTGCTGCTCCAATCGCCAGCATGTCGGCGGCCAGTGGAAATGTGGCGGCCACAGTGGCCGCAGCACCTCCGCAAAATATAATTAAGCAAGAGGAGTTGATGGTTAGCGGCGCTGCTGCCACTGGGCAGATTCCAGCGGGACTTCCGCCAAACGTGATGGGCGTCGGACGTCCAGGAGTGTACAAG GTTATTGGGCACCGAATGAGCGGCTTTCCGCGGAAGAAGTACGTTCCCAGGAAGCCCTCTCCCACTTTGATACGGCACGTGTTCACGCCAGGACCTGGTGCCGCACCAGCCACCCCCCAGCAGCTGCAGTTgctccagcagcaacaggccCACCATCAGGCAACAACATCGCCGGTGACACAGAATCCACAGCAGGCGGCCACCGAGCAAATAATTCACCAAAACGGCAGCGGGCAGTATGTTCTGGTGCATCGGGCTAATGTAGGAGCAGCCGACAATCAGGCGCCAAGGGCCTCAAGTGCGCCGCCACTTCATCAGAATCAG CAGTTTGTCACTGTTCAGAATCCGCTGCACAGCCTCAACGGCATATCAATGAGTGGACGCGGGCGTCCAGCGTCGGTGGATACAACCGCTGGCAGTGGCAACATTATGGCGCCAACAATAACTGCCACAGATGCAATGCATCAGCACGGCCAACACGAgctgcaacagcagccgcagcagctgGCCAATGTGGGCGCCGCCACGAATATTGTGCGGCGCAATATCGCTGCAGGTAAATTGGTGTATTATTAG